A stretch of the Marivirga tractuosa DSM 4126 genome encodes the following:
- the prmC gene encoding peptide chain release factor N(5)-glutamine methyltransferase → MNSKLLLEKIKKTIAEFETDGEAESIAFLILEDQFQISRMDVLVEKEIETSKSIDEKLDSILSELKSGIPIQHILGKVEFYGRQFLVNPNVLIPRRETEELVHLILENHPDLSEQMVVDIGTGSGIIPITIAKERKHCEVYAVDISSSALATAKRNAQLNHANINFIQADILEEELELPKSNIWVSNPPYVLEKEKAEMQPKVFEHEPSNALFVPDHDALIFYERISMLAFKHLVSGGELYFEINEQFGREVKKIMEDKGFQDVKVMRDMQGKNRFVYGRR, encoded by the coding sequence ATGAACAGTAAATTACTTCTAGAAAAAATTAAAAAAACGATAGCTGAATTTGAAACTGATGGTGAAGCAGAATCTATTGCATTTTTGATACTTGAAGATCAGTTTCAGATTTCCAGAATGGATGTTTTAGTGGAAAAAGAAATTGAAACTTCTAAGTCAATTGATGAGAAGTTAGATTCTATTTTAAGTGAATTGAAAAGTGGGATACCCATTCAGCATATTCTGGGAAAAGTAGAATTTTATGGTAGGCAATTTCTAGTCAACCCTAATGTTTTGATTCCAAGAAGAGAGACAGAAGAATTAGTACATTTAATCTTAGAAAACCATCCTGATTTGAGCGAGCAGATGGTTGTTGATATTGGAACTGGTAGTGGAATAATTCCTATCACCATTGCCAAGGAAAGGAAACACTGTGAGGTATATGCTGTGGATATCAGTTCCTCAGCTCTGGCAACGGCAAAAAGAAATGCTCAACTCAATCATGCCAACATAAATTTCATTCAAGCTGATATTTTAGAAGAAGAATTGGAATTGCCTAAATCTAATATTTGGGTTAGTAATCCTCCTTATGTTTTGGAAAAAGAAAAAGCTGAAATGCAGCCTAAAGTATTTGAGCATGAGCCTTCCAATGCATTGTTTGTTCCTGACCATGATGCCTTAATATTTTATGAGAGGATTTCTATGCTAGCTTTCAAGCATTTAGTGTCTGGTGGTGAATTATACTTTGAGATTAATGAACAATTTGGTAGAGAAGTAAAAAAAATAATGGAAGACAAAGGTTTTCAGGATGTAAAAGTTATGAGAGATATGCAAGGGAAAAATCGGTTTGTATATGGGAGACGATGA
- a CDS encoding AI-2E family transporter yields MKLSFQNSFFTLAFVAVLIAFLVIAKSILIPLGIALLLAFILYPVHKKFSQWGVGNILAAFFSILLLIIIIGGGITFFSAEIIALSDEISNFGEKLSKLYTDVIIFVNQNVSLVEDLNKDQLLNDLKSWLKDSAGSLLGGTFNSTANFFTGLITMFIYMFLFLIYHKGLVRAFMKFSPEDKKQEFFKMLKGVQQVGQKYLSGMLVLIVILGFANSIGLWIIGIDSPFLFGFLAASLSIIPYIGTTLGATIPVLYAFMSHDSLLVPLAVAILFWAVQLIESNFLSPKVVGNSVNVNAFAAILSLIVGASIWGVAGMVLFLPFAAMLKVVCEEYEPLQPLALLIGNSNFQDGEGSKKGLFQRLKDKIKRK; encoded by the coding sequence ATGAAATTATCATTCCAAAATTCATTTTTTACCCTAGCATTTGTAGCTGTTTTAATAGCATTTTTAGTGATAGCAAAATCTATTTTGATTCCACTTGGTATAGCCTTATTGCTGGCATTTATTTTATATCCGGTTCATAAGAAATTTTCGCAGTGGGGAGTAGGAAATATTTTAGCTGCGTTTTTCTCTATTTTACTACTGATTATCATTATAGGAGGAGGGATTACTTTTTTCTCAGCCGAAATTATAGCCTTATCAGATGAAATCAGCAATTTTGGCGAAAAACTATCCAAGCTCTATACTGATGTTATCATTTTTGTCAATCAGAATGTGAGCCTTGTAGAAGATCTAAATAAGGATCAATTATTAAACGATCTAAAATCCTGGTTGAAAGATTCAGCAGGTAGTCTTTTGGGCGGCACTTTCAATAGTACCGCCAATTTCTTTACAGGCTTAATCACCATGTTTATTTATATGTTCTTATTCCTGATTTATCATAAGGGCTTGGTTAGAGCTTTTATGAAATTTTCCCCTGAGGATAAAAAGCAAGAGTTTTTTAAAATGCTAAAGGGCGTTCAACAGGTAGGTCAAAAATATCTTTCAGGCATGTTAGTTTTGATTGTTATTCTGGGTTTTGCCAATAGTATTGGACTATGGATAATTGGCATTGACAGCCCTTTTCTGTTTGGCTTTTTAGCCGCTTCGCTTTCCATAATTCCTTATATCGGCACAACATTAGGCGCCACAATTCCTGTTTTATATGCTTTTATGTCACATGATTCCCTATTGGTTCCATTAGCTGTTGCAATTTTATTTTGGGCGGTGCAATTGATTGAAAGTAATTTTTTAAGTCCTAAAGTAGTGGGCAATAGTGTGAATGTAAATGCTTTTGCTGCTATTTTAAGTTTGATTGTGGGTGCTTCTATTTGGGGTGTTGCAGGCATGGTTTTATTTCTGCCATTTGCTGCTATGCTGAAAGTAGTTTGCGAAGAATATGAACCACTGCAGCCATTAGCTTTATTAATTGGTAATTCTAATTTTCAAGATGGTGAGGGTAGCAAAAAAGGACTTTTTCAGAGATTGAAGGATAAGATAAAGAGAAAATAA
- a CDS encoding glycoside hydrolase family 113 encodes MNKIKILIGLIGLIAIVAFSSSLFFEEEDTIQNPRIKGFNLVAPPKPFTVDSLHKIKSLGANWVSIVPYAFCNANTAEIVFDNPRQWWGEKPEGVKESIAMAKSLGLKVMLKPHLWVGGQGWAGDLDFESDSLWQVFEMKYAEYIGTYAKIADSMNVELYCIGTEIRTSTKNRNAFWLNLIETTRHDFSGKLTYAANWDEYNQIEFWNELDYIGIDAYFPLSENKSPTKHELMEAWKKPKKEIKAIADEYQKPILFTEYGYESIDYNTMGHWKLSKDTLSVNFENQEIAFEALFDSFREESWFSGGFIWKWHLYAFKNSNRTFKAYTPQNKPALKTIESEFKKDF; translated from the coding sequence GTGAATAAAATAAAAATTTTGATCGGCCTAATTGGCTTAATTGCTATTGTAGCATTTAGCAGTTCTTTGTTTTTCGAAGAGGAAGATACTATTCAAAACCCAAGAATAAAAGGCTTTAATTTAGTTGCTCCTCCTAAGCCTTTTACTGTTGATTCTTTGCATAAAATCAAGAGTTTAGGTGCGAATTGGGTATCGATAGTGCCTTATGCATTTTGCAATGCTAACACCGCTGAAATCGTCTTTGATAATCCTAGGCAATGGTGGGGAGAAAAACCAGAAGGTGTAAAAGAGTCAATTGCAATGGCTAAATCATTAGGTTTAAAGGTAATGCTAAAGCCACACTTGTGGGTAGGCGGACAAGGCTGGGCTGGGGATCTTGATTTTGAATCGGACAGTCTTTGGCAAGTTTTCGAAATGAAGTATGCTGAATATATTGGCACCTATGCAAAAATTGCAGATTCAATGAATGTAGAATTGTATTGTATAGGAACTGAGATTAGAACTTCTACAAAAAATAGAAATGCCTTTTGGCTTAATTTAATTGAAACTACACGCCATGATTTCTCAGGTAAATTAACCTACGCAGCAAATTGGGATGAGTACAATCAGATAGAATTTTGGAATGAGTTAGATTATATTGGGATAGATGCATATTTCCCTTTAAGCGAAAATAAATCTCCTACCAAGCATGAACTGATGGAGGCATGGAAGAAACCTAAAAAGGAAATAAAGGCAATAGCTGATGAATACCAAAAACCGATCTTGTTTACTGAATATGGATATGAAAGTATTGATTATAATACCATGGGACATTGGAAGTTATCAAAAGATACTTTATCAGTTAATTTTGAAAATCAAGAAATTGCCTTTGAGGCATTGTTCGATTCCTTTCGTGAAGAATCATGGTTTTCAGGTGGTTTCATATGGAAGTGGCATTTGTATGCTTTTAAAAATAGTAATAGAACCTTTAAAGCGTATACTCCTCAAAATAAACCGGCCCTGAAAACAATTGAATCTGAATTTAAGAAAGACTTTTAA
- a CDS encoding AsmA family protein, producing MSKKRLFKRTGIVLISVTVALFIAWQLLKEFKIKAFVVESIHTELNHYFVDSVHFQIEDISVRFFEKKIVLEKVAVNLIADQKDTIASLELPDLNISWDDYWKSFNNQLYKFNSLELKSAKLLLPLDFEKIKRKKASRPSFDGKFELAIKELIVDDGEILFYDQLNQKSGRLNADYKLVAQNLHFKKGEIPEKLQDVAKDIFLEFHNLTYFLKDDLHKVDIETLSFDLFKQDITLISSHFRPIYSPDKFAELKEEQANHIDIILDSIQLNEINWQGDSMISVHNVFAKNIELNVTKDKNYPLPDDRFVPVLVELLKNSDVSIDVRECVVQNMNLSYYEIPDGSEEIGLVRIANILGVIENITNRKDSVDKYGTDLIIKANGDLYDEGNLKAEIRYNLNSNYGYFSVRGSLEPMSISAINQYMSKSYPVEISSGTVDELYFSYSGGNKAVSGEMRFKYSDLKIKFHKILNEEEKGDKALSWLANVALPQQNPRDNGRFRIGKIEFNRDTRKSMFSYWSNSLVSGFQSTVGIGKASRIEKLDKKEESIWQKIGFGKDEESE from the coding sequence ATGTCGAAAAAAAGACTTTTCAAAAGAACTGGAATTGTTTTGATCAGTGTCACTGTGGCACTTTTTATAGCGTGGCAATTGCTTAAGGAATTTAAAATAAAAGCCTTTGTAGTAGAGTCTATACATACCGAACTAAATCACTACTTCGTGGATTCAGTTCATTTTCAAATTGAAGATATATCTGTTCGGTTTTTTGAAAAGAAGATAGTTTTGGAGAAAGTAGCGGTTAATTTAATCGCAGATCAAAAGGATACGATTGCCAGCCTTGAATTACCAGACCTCAATATTTCTTGGGATGATTACTGGAAGTCTTTTAATAATCAACTATATAAATTCAATTCTTTAGAGTTGAAAAGTGCCAAGCTTTTGCTTCCACTTGATTTTGAAAAAATCAAAAGAAAGAAGGCTTCCAGACCCTCATTTGATGGAAAATTCGAATTAGCAATAAAGGAACTTATAGTGGATGATGGTGAAATTTTGTTTTATGATCAACTCAATCAAAAATCAGGAAGATTAAATGCTGATTACAAGTTGGTAGCTCAAAATCTCCATTTCAAGAAAGGAGAAATCCCAGAGAAACTTCAGGATGTGGCAAAAGATATATTTCTGGAATTTCATAATTTAACTTATTTTCTGAAAGATGATCTGCATAAAGTAGATATCGAAACACTGTCATTTGATTTGTTTAAGCAGGATATCACATTGATTTCCTCACATTTCCGACCAATATACTCACCTGATAAATTTGCGGAATTGAAAGAAGAACAAGCCAATCATATAGATATAATATTGGATAGTATTCAGTTGAATGAAATTAATTGGCAAGGCGATAGTATGATTAGCGTACATAATGTTTTTGCTAAAAATATTGAATTAAATGTCACGAAGGATAAAAATTACCCTTTACCGGATGATAGATTTGTACCAGTTTTAGTCGAGCTGTTAAAAAATAGTGATGTTTCGATTGATGTCAGGGAATGTGTTGTTCAAAATATGAATTTAAGCTATTATGAAATTCCAGATGGGAGCGAGGAAATAGGGTTAGTTAGGATTGCTAATATTCTGGGTGTAATTGAAAATATTACCAATAGAAAAGATAGTGTAGATAAATACGGTACTGATTTGATTATTAAGGCAAATGGAGATCTTTATGATGAAGGTAATTTAAAGGCAGAGATCCGTTATAATTTAAACTCCAACTATGGCTATTTTAGCGTTCGAGGTAGCTTGGAACCTATGTCCATAAGCGCTATAAACCAGTATATGTCAAAATCCTATCCAGTTGAAATTAGCTCAGGAACAGTTGATGAATTATATTTTAGTTATTCTGGTGGTAATAAGGCGGTTAGTGGAGAGATGAGATTTAAATATTCAGATTTAAAAATAAAGTTTCACAAAATTTTAAATGAAGAGGAAAAAGGAGACAAAGCTTTAAGTTGGTTGGCAAATGTTGCTTTACCGCAGCAAAACCCTCGGGATAATGGTAGATTTAGAATTGGAAAGATCGAGTTTAATAGAGATACCCGTAAATCTATGTTCAGCTATTGGTCAAACAGTTTAGTTTCAGGTTTTCAGTCTACTGTCGGGATAGGAAAAGCTTCCAGAATTGAAAAATTGGATAAGAAGGAAGAAAGTATTTGGCAAAAGATAGGTTTCGGGAAAGATGAAGAAAGTGAATAA
- a CDS encoding AI-2E family transporter, which yields MKLNEQSTTNKLLLVLVIPVIFYSLQLLSFIFIPLMFAIFIALLFTPMMRWMKKRKVPQFIALGTVILILTLTGFSAIKIVQMSGKQIEEGKSEIFKKLDNKVEQVVTPFAETLGLDQNNGDSTIKGLLKSDKIESFILDNFTITISFIQSTVVNILMTLFFLMLLLAGSLNFKDILQSTLFSGGTQSVKTFMKVERSVSDFLKVKIFVSFLTGVSFGVIAWSLGISFPLFWGLLAFVINFVQMVGSVVSTILVMLFAFIEIESPGTLLLAAILFTGAQILFGAVLEPIFMGRSFSINIIVVLVMLMFWGFIWGVPGLILSIPLTVLFKTILNEFPGGKKFAKLMS from the coding sequence ATGAAGTTAAACGAACAATCAACCACCAATAAATTATTATTAGTACTGGTAATACCTGTTATTTTTTATAGTCTACAGTTATTATCGTTTATATTCATCCCTTTGATGTTTGCAATTTTTATTGCGTTACTTTTCACTCCGATGATGCGATGGATGAAGAAAAGGAAAGTGCCACAATTTATTGCTTTAGGAACCGTCATACTTATATTAACTTTAACAGGCTTTTCTGCAATTAAAATAGTCCAAATGTCTGGGAAACAGATTGAAGAAGGAAAATCTGAGATTTTTAAGAAATTGGATAATAAAGTGGAGCAAGTAGTTACACCTTTTGCAGAAACATTAGGTCTTGATCAAAATAATGGCGATAGTACTATCAAAGGCTTATTGAAAAGCGATAAAATTGAGAGTTTTATTTTAGATAATTTTACTATTACTATCTCTTTTATTCAAAGCACAGTAGTTAATATTTTGATGACGCTCTTCTTTTTGATGCTTTTGTTGGCGGGCTCACTCAATTTTAAAGATATTCTTCAAAGTACACTGTTTTCGGGCGGTACTCAATCGGTTAAAACCTTTATGAAAGTAGAGCGAAGTGTTTCTGATTTCTTAAAGGTAAAAATTTTCGTGAGCTTCCTAACTGGGGTTTCATTTGGGGTTATAGCTTGGTCATTAGGTATTAGTTTCCCGCTATTTTGGGGATTATTGGCCTTCGTTATCAACTTTGTTCAAATGGTAGGTTCTGTTGTTTCTACTATCTTAGTCATGCTTTTTGCATTTATAGAAATTGAAAGCCCAGGAACTTTATTGCTAGCAGCTATATTATTTACAGGTGCTCAGATACTATTCGGAGCTGTTCTGGAACCCATTTTTATGGGTCGATCTTTCTCCATCAACATTATAGTCGTATTAGTGATGCTGATGTTCTGGGGATTTATCTGGGGTGTCCCTGGTTTGATATTATCAATCCCGTTAACCGTGCTTTTCAAAACTATTCTGAACGAATTTCCAGGGGGGAAGAAGTTTGCTAAGTTAATGTCATAG
- a CDS encoding aldo/keto reductase produces MRQTSLSRKTITFSPFIVGTMRLGKWGENFNSKQWIEFVEKSLELGLKDFDHADIYGDYTTEADFGNVLKEKPHLRDEMQITTKCGIKMPAENRPANRIKSYDSSEKHIIQSVENSLRDLQTDYIDVLLLHRPDFLMNPNEIAETFEKLKDDGKVKYFGVSNFSTSQFEMINSVFPLVTHQIEASLNHLEPFEDGTLDQLLMKNICPTVWSPLGGGHYRHKGNSKADQKQDETFRKLSEKYELNNAQLMLLFLKRHPSGIIPVLGTSKTERLEEALKVESKTLEKEDWYALYSAAKGEELP; encoded by the coding sequence ATGCGACAAACAAGCTTATCCCGTAAAACAATTACTTTTTCTCCATTTATAGTCGGAACCATGCGTTTAGGAAAATGGGGTGAAAATTTTAATTCTAAACAATGGATTGAATTTGTTGAAAAATCACTAGAACTTGGATTGAAAGATTTTGACCATGCTGATATTTACGGAGATTATACCACAGAAGCTGATTTCGGAAATGTGTTAAAAGAAAAACCACATTTAAGAGATGAAATGCAGATCACCACTAAATGTGGAATCAAAATGCCAGCCGAAAACCGTCCTGCAAACAGGATTAAATCTTATGATAGCAGTGAAAAACATATAATTCAATCCGTAGAAAATTCATTAAGAGACCTTCAAACGGATTATATAGATGTTCTTTTATTGCATCGGCCAGATTTCTTGATGAATCCCAATGAAATAGCAGAAACATTTGAAAAATTAAAGGATGATGGAAAAGTAAAATATTTTGGAGTATCAAATTTTTCAACTTCTCAATTTGAAATGATCAATTCGGTTTTTCCTTTAGTAACTCATCAAATAGAAGCCTCATTAAACCATTTGGAGCCATTTGAAGACGGAACTTTAGATCAGTTGTTAATGAAAAACATTTGTCCTACTGTATGGTCTCCATTAGGTGGAGGGCATTATAGACACAAAGGAAACTCAAAAGCTGATCAAAAGCAGGATGAAACTTTCCGAAAGCTTAGTGAAAAATATGAATTGAATAATGCGCAGCTAATGCTATTGTTTTTAAAAAGACACCCATCAGGTATCATTCCTGTATTGGGCACTTCCAAAACAGAAAGACTGGAAGAAGCTTTGAAAGTGGAATCTAAAACCTTGGAAAAAGAAGATTGGTATGCTTTATATTCAGCAGCTAAAGGAGAAGAATTACCATAA
- the mnmE gene encoding tRNA uridine-5-carboxymethylaminomethyl(34) synthesis GTPase MnmE gives MLDQLKETIIALSTAPGVGAIAVIRLSGEDAITITNSVFKGKNLLQQKSHTAHFGTIRNDEGEIIDEVVATLFIAPHSFTKENVVEISCHGSPYIVQRLIKLFLTKGVRLAKAGEFTQRAFLNGQFDLAQAEAVADLINADTEASHKAALNQMRGGFSEQIKQLRAELIHFASMIELELDFGEEDVEFADRDDLKKLVNQLLSVITALVSSFDLGNVIKNGVPTVIAGKPNTGKSTLLNALLNEEKAIVSDIAGTTRDFIEDEINLEGVVFRFIDTAGLRDTEDKVEAIGVQRTKDKMKQASLIVYMFDLKNDTLTEVNRDINMLENLGIPFIKVGNKLDEAQQDLYNEMKKDKNTLFISAINKEGLEALKTKLVETVNLDNFKTGDTVVTNIRHYDNLVQTQNSLNAVLRGLDDNITGDFLALDIRHALRFLGEITGEITTDDLLANIFSKFCIGK, from the coding sequence ATGTTAGATCAGTTGAAGGAAACCATCATTGCATTATCTACTGCACCTGGAGTTGGGGCAATTGCCGTCATTCGTCTTTCGGGAGAGGATGCCATCACAATTACTAATAGCGTTTTTAAAGGAAAAAATCTTTTACAACAAAAAAGCCACACAGCCCATTTCGGTACCATACGAAATGACGAAGGTGAAATCATAGATGAAGTTGTGGCTACTTTGTTTATTGCACCTCATTCCTTCACCAAAGAAAATGTAGTGGAAATTTCCTGTCATGGTTCACCTTATATCGTGCAAAGATTAATCAAATTGTTTTTAACTAAAGGAGTTCGTTTGGCCAAAGCGGGTGAATTTACCCAAAGAGCTTTTCTGAATGGTCAATTTGATTTGGCTCAAGCTGAAGCCGTGGCCGATTTAATTAATGCCGATACAGAAGCCTCCCATAAAGCAGCGCTGAACCAAATGCGCGGTGGTTTCTCTGAACAAATAAAGCAGTTAAGAGCCGAATTGATTCATTTTGCTAGTATGATTGAACTGGAACTCGATTTTGGGGAGGAAGATGTGGAATTTGCCGACCGAGATGATCTGAAAAAGCTAGTCAATCAGTTGTTAAGCGTCATTACCGCTTTAGTCAGCAGTTTTGATTTAGGGAATGTAATCAAAAATGGAGTACCAACTGTAATTGCAGGGAAACCCAACACGGGAAAATCTACTTTACTGAACGCACTGCTCAACGAAGAAAAAGCCATTGTTTCCGATATAGCAGGGACAACCCGTGATTTCATAGAAGATGAAATTAATCTGGAAGGTGTAGTTTTCAGATTTATCGATACTGCAGGCTTGCGAGATACGGAAGACAAAGTTGAGGCTATAGGGGTTCAACGAACAAAAGATAAAATGAAGCAGGCTTCATTGATCGTTTATATGTTCGATTTGAAAAACGATACTTTAACCGAAGTTAATCGCGATATCAATATGCTGGAAAATTTGGGGATTCCTTTTATTAAAGTCGGGAATAAGCTCGATGAGGCTCAGCAAGATCTTTATAATGAAATGAAGAAGGATAAAAACACACTCTTTATTTCTGCCATCAACAAAGAAGGCTTGGAAGCTTTAAAAACAAAATTGGTTGAAACCGTAAACCTCGATAATTTCAAAACAGGCGATACGGTCGTAACCAACATTCGCCATTATGACAATCTGGTTCAAACTCAAAATAGCTTAAATGCGGTATTACGTGGCTTGGATGATAATATCACAGGAGACTTCTTGGCTTTGGATATACGCCATGCTTTACGCTTTTTAGGTGAGATTACAGGAGAAATTACTACTGATGATTTGTTGGCTAATATCTTTTCGAAGTTTTGTATCGGGAAATAA
- a CDS encoding BLUF domain-containing protein, which translates to MLSHLVYVSVRKKECTEEEIDKILAACKRNNPELDVTGVLLYSKTHFLQYLEGDYKEISGLYEKIKTDDRHKNVVLITTGQIKERSFPSWEMGSKEINEEKVEFQTDLSKEEAKTFQDIISGKDQEGNRSIQLIKKFFK; encoded by the coding sequence ATGTTATCACACCTAGTTTATGTCAGCGTTAGAAAAAAAGAATGCACAGAAGAAGAAATTGATAAAATTCTTGCCGCTTGCAAAAGAAACAATCCAGAATTAGATGTTACTGGCGTTCTCCTCTACTCCAAAACGCACTTTTTGCAATATCTTGAAGGGGATTATAAAGAGATAAGTGGTCTCTACGAAAAAATCAAAACTGATGACCGACATAAAAATGTGGTTCTTATAACTACTGGCCAAATAAAAGAGAGAAGCTTTCCAAGTTGGGAAATGGGTTCTAAGGAAATCAATGAAGAAAAAGTTGAATTCCAAACTGACTTAAGTAAAGAAGAAGCAAAAACTTTTCAGGATATTATTTCAGGTAAGGATCAAGAAGGAAATAGATCAATTCAATTAATTAAGAAATTTTTCAAATAA
- a CDS encoding S9 family peptidase — protein sequence MKNKIMVRKRFMQAFSLLLLTITFSLQAQEKQTFSSFQEAMSGIRPMYGNSGPSNINWINDGQAYSFTERGENGAQIIKSFNPKTQEEKLIFSTEGMKVPGSEDAFQYASFQWSDDSKYLLFQTNFRPVWRRSGISDYYYYSIEDKTLDLVAKDAQTAELSPNGKKVGYERGGNLFVFDLASKEETQLTDDAEDGFYNGRFGWAYEEEFGLAQAWEWSHDSEYIAFWQSDEREVPIFQMTDYQGTHKEWVKLPYPQVGDTNPTVKIGVINVAEKSKEWMQVPLEDGYIPRIYWTAEKEKLAVMHLNRAQTNMKLYMADATSGKAKMILEESSDAWIDVFDFFAGIMHYAFFPKDAKEFFWITDKDGYAHLYRYNYEGKLQNQVTKGDWEVVYVHAVDSKKKKIYYSSTEDSPLERQLYVVNFNGRGKKKVTEMEGRHNIDMAPEATYFVDRYSDVKTPTKIELRDASGKLVKMLEENQEVKKALENVAFVTPELSSFENSEGDKIDISIYKPVGFDASQKYPMVLDVYGGPGAQSVYNQWSVSAWHQYLVHNGYVVIQVNNRGGGGYGREFEKIVYKNLGHAEAQDFAEAAKHMINQGYIDAEKIAIRGHSYGGYMSSFSILNHPDVFKVALVGAPVTDWRLYDSIYAERYMGLEEENEEGYINSAPTTYAKNLTGHMFIAHSTMDENVHVQNTFQLVKGLIDNGKDHDLKIFPPGAHGVAYNFPSYLLLMNNYINYLDRYFK from the coding sequence TTGAAAAATAAAATCATGGTAAGGAAACGATTTATGCAGGCTTTTAGCTTGCTTTTATTAACGATCACTTTCTCGCTTCAAGCGCAGGAAAAGCAGACCTTCAGTAGCTTTCAGGAAGCAATGAGTGGGATTAGACCAATGTACGGTAATTCGGGACCAAGTAATATCAATTGGATTAATGATGGCCAAGCCTATTCATTTACCGAAAGAGGAGAAAATGGGGCTCAAATAATTAAATCCTTTAATCCTAAGACCCAGGAAGAGAAACTAATTTTTTCTACTGAAGGAATGAAAGTTCCTGGTTCAGAGGATGCTTTCCAATATGCTTCTTTTCAATGGTCAGATGACTCTAAATATTTATTATTCCAAACCAATTTCCGTCCTGTTTGGAGAAGGTCTGGTATATCGGATTATTACTACTATTCCATCGAAGATAAAACTTTGGATTTAGTCGCAAAAGATGCTCAAACAGCAGAATTATCTCCAAACGGCAAAAAAGTTGGTTATGAAAGAGGTGGAAATCTTTTCGTTTTCGACTTGGCTTCAAAGGAAGAAACCCAATTAACAGATGATGCTGAAGATGGCTTTTACAATGGCCGTTTTGGCTGGGCTTATGAGGAAGAATTTGGGCTTGCTCAGGCTTGGGAATGGTCGCACGATAGTGAATACATCGCTTTTTGGCAGTCGGATGAAAGGGAAGTGCCCATTTTTCAAATGACGGATTATCAAGGTACGCATAAAGAATGGGTGAAATTACCTTATCCACAGGTGGGGGACACTAACCCTACAGTGAAAATCGGAGTGATTAATGTAGCGGAAAAATCAAAAGAATGGATGCAAGTGCCATTGGAAGATGGTTACATCCCTAGAATTTACTGGACTGCTGAGAAGGAAAAATTGGCAGTGATGCATCTTAATAGAGCACAAACCAATATGAAACTCTACATGGCAGATGCGACTTCAGGTAAAGCAAAAATGATTCTGGAGGAATCTTCTGATGCTTGGATCGATGTTTTTGACTTTTTTGCTGGCATAATGCATTATGCATTTTTCCCAAAAGATGCCAAGGAGTTTTTCTGGATTACCGACAAAGACGGCTATGCACATTTATACCGATATAATTATGAAGGTAAATTGCAAAATCAAGTGACGAAGGGAGATTGGGAAGTAGTTTATGTTCATGCAGTAGATAGCAAAAAGAAGAAGATTTATTACAGCTCAACTGAAGATTCTCCTTTGGAGAGACAGCTCTACGTAGTGAATTTCAATGGCAGGGGAAAGAAGAAAGTAACCGAAATGGAAGGTCGACATAATATTGATATGGCTCCTGAAGCTACTTATTTTGTTGATCGATATTCAGATGTGAAGACTCCAACTAAAATTGAGCTAAGAGATGCTTCTGGTAAATTGGTGAAAATGTTGGAAGAAAATCAAGAGGTTAAGAAAGCTCTAGAAAATGTGGCTTTTGTGACACCTGAATTGAGCAGTTTTGAAAATAGTGAAGGGGATAAAATAGACATTTCTATTTATAAACCAGTAGGGTTTGATGCTTCTCAAAAATATCCTATGGTTTTGGATGTTTATGGAGGGCCAGGAGCACAGTCGGTTTATAATCAGTGGAGCGTTAGTGCTTGGCACCAATATTTAGTTCATAATGGTTATGTGGTTATTCAAGTAAACAATAGAGGAGGTGGAGGTTATGGTCGCGAGTTTGAGAAAATTGTTTATAAGAACTTAGGGCATGCCGAGGCACAAGATTTTGCAGAAGCAGCAAAGCACATGATAAATCAAGGTTATATTGATGCTGAAAAAATAGCGATCAGAGGACATAGTTACGGGGGGTATATGAGTAGTTTTTCCATCTTGAACCATCCTGATGTTTTTAAGGTAGCATTAGTTGGAGCCCCTGTAACTGATTGGAGGTTGTATGATAGTATTTATGCGGAGCGATATATGGGATTGGAAGAAGAGAATGAAGAAGGGTATATTAATTCAGCGCCCACTACTTATGCTAAAAACTTAACGGGTCATATGTTCATAGCGCATAGCACAATGGATGAAAATGTACATGTTCAAAATACATTTCAATTAGTAAAAGGTTTAATTGACAATGGTAAAGATCATGATCTGAAGATTTTCCCTCCGGGTGCACATGGAGTTGCTTACAACTTTCCAAGTTATTTACTTTTAATGAATAACTACATTAATTACTTGGATAGGTATTTTAAGTAA